In a genomic window of Limibacter armeniacum:
- a CDS encoding sulfatase family protein, whose protein sequence is MSRIIILLFGIWSLASMSFAQQRPNILLIVSDDHGKEAIGAYGNPVIKTPAMDRLAAEGIKFNNAFCTSASCSASRSVILTGKFGHATGHYGHEHAYHHFSTFDGVKSLPVMLEASGYRTARVGKYHLAPEKVYHFQHVLPSNCRNPVEMAEASNSFMSNSDDPFFLYYCPCDPHRSHDNANDKPFKPNLFGNKKNGYKGVTTQSYKPEEVIVPGFLPDTEATRQELAQYYESVSRVDQGLETLIRQLKESGKYDNTLIIYISDNGVAFPGAKTTLYEPGMRLPMLVKMPKQEGKGSERNQLVSWADLTPTLLEIATGQIPDEGFQGHSFTEVLHNPNTKGQPEIYAAHNFHEVTMYYPMRVIRTDRYKLIYNIAHPLQYPFASDLWASATWQYVMNQGMEQYGKRAVETYLHHPKLELYDLKNDPDETINLVDSPQHQETLNAMTEKLIKFQKTTGDPWVYKWEFE, encoded by the coding sequence ATGTCAAGAATCATCATTTTACTCTTCGGGATATGGTCGCTGGCAAGTATGAGTTTTGCCCAGCAAAGACCCAATATCCTGCTGATCGTCTCGGATGACCACGGCAAGGAAGCCATCGGTGCCTATGGCAATCCGGTGATAAAAACCCCAGCCATGGACAGGCTGGCGGCAGAAGGCATCAAGTTCAACAACGCTTTTTGCACCTCGGCAAGCTGCAGTGCCAGCCGCTCGGTGATCCTGACCGGCAAGTTTGGGCATGCCACTGGACATTACGGTCACGAACATGCCTACCATCATTTCAGTACTTTCGATGGTGTGAAAAGCCTTCCCGTCATGTTGGAAGCATCCGGTTACCGGACTGCAAGGGTGGGTAAATATCATCTTGCACCCGAAAAGGTCTATCACTTTCAGCATGTCCTGCCATCCAACTGTCGCAATCCGGTAGAAATGGCGGAAGCGTCCAACAGTTTTATGAGCAACTCGGATGATCCTTTTTTCCTGTATTATTGCCCCTGCGATCCGCACCGGAGCCATGACAACGCCAATGACAAGCCTTTTAAACCAAACCTTTTCGGAAACAAGAAAAACGGTTACAAAGGCGTAACGACACAATCCTACAAACCGGAAGAGGTGATTGTCCCGGGTTTCCTGCCGGATACGGAAGCGACCCGTCAGGAACTCGCACAATATTATGAGTCCGTTAGTAGAGTGGATCAGGGACTTGAAACGCTGATCAGACAGCTGAAGGAATCCGGTAAATACGACAACACTCTGATTATCTATATTTCAGATAACGGTGTTGCATTTCCGGGTGCCAAAACCACGCTCTACGAACCGGGCATGCGTCTGCCGATGCTGGTTAAGATGCCGAAACAGGAAGGAAAAGGAAGTGAGCGGAATCAATTGGTCAGCTGGGCAGACCTGACCCCCACCCTATTGGAAATAGCAACCGGACAAATTCCGGACGAAGGATTTCAGGGACACTCCTTTACCGAAGTACTGCACAACCCGAATACGAAAGGACAGCCGGAAATTTATGCCGCCCATAACTTCCATGAGGTCACAATGTATTACCCTATGCGGGTGATCAGGACGGACCGATACAAGCTGATCTACAATATCGCCCATCCGCTGCAGTACCCATTTGCTTCTGACCTATGGGCATCCGCCACTTGGCAATATGTGATGAACCAGGGAATGGAACAATATGGAAAAAGGGCAGTGGAAACTTACCTGCACCACCCGAAGCTGGAGCTTTATGACCTGAAAAACGATCCTGACGAAACCATCAATCTAGTTGACTCACCTCAGCATCAGGAAACACTGAACGCTATGACTGAAAAGCTGATCAAATTTCAGAAAACCACTGGCGATCCTTGGGTGTATAAGTGGGAGTTTGAGTGA